The following proteins are co-located in the Podarcis raffonei isolate rPodRaf1 chromosome 5, rPodRaf1.pri, whole genome shotgun sequence genome:
- the LOC128413962 gene encoding testican-2-like, whose amino-acid sequence MRAPGCCLVPLLPLLLALALAEGDGKAAKEGDNPGNFMEDEQWLSSISQYSGKIKHWNRFRDVSPDGVAHA is encoded by the coding sequence ATGAGAGCCCCAGGCTGTTGTCTggtgccgctgctgccgctgctgctggccCTCGCCTTGGCGGAAGGGGACGGCAAGGCGGCCAAAGAAGGCGACAATCCCGGCAATTTCATGGAGGACGAGCAATGGCTGTCTTCCATCTCCCAGTACAGCGGCAAGATCAAGCACTGGAACCGTTTCCGAGACGTGAGTCCGGATGGAGTAGCCCatgcatga